GTGCGCAACGATTGCGCCCAATGCAACCTGCACCACCCAAAGCGCCGCTACCACGAAGAAGTACTTCACGGTTGCGCGCTGCGATGGCGTTGGACTCAGACCGAGAAGCGGGTCCCTGGCCGGAAGGTCATGGGGCTTCGTATCGTGATCACGCGACGCGAAGTACCAGACCATACCTCCAATGCCGCCGAGCAACAGCACAAAGCTGATCACGCTCCAAACGACGGACGAGCCCGTGGGGCGATTGCCAACGAGTTCTTCATGCGGCCAGTTCTGCGTGTAACTGATGTTTTGGCCGGGCCGATTGGTGGAGGCGGTCCATGCTGTCCACCAGAAGAATGAGGTCATCTCCTGCTGCTTTGTTGCATCGGTGAGCGCGGCACGCGGGATGGCGTATTCGTTGCGCCCATTTCCAAAAACGTCGCCGTAATAAGTAGACAGATATTTGTAGGCCTCTACGCGGACAGGATCTATCGTGATTACGTCCCTCGTCGCGTCATAGGTGTTGGTGCGCATCGTGTTCTCAAGACGCGCCTGCAAAGAAGCCTTCTGCTCAAGTGGAAGGGCGTCGTACCCGGTGACACCCTGCTGCTGAGCCCAACGGTCCAGGATGAATACTGCTTCGCGATGAAGATAGTCGGCCGTCCAATCGGGCGCGACGTAAGCGCCGTGTCCGAAGATGGACCCTATCTCCTGTCCACCAATCGATTGCCAGACGTTCTGGCCATTCATGATGGTTTCGCCGGAGAAGACGACGTGGCCATCGGTTGAAACAACCTGGGACGGGATGGGCGGCTTGGACTGAATGCCTTTGTACCCAACCACGCCGAGAACTGCGAAGGAGGCTATGAGAACGATTCCCAAGGCTATCCAGAGTTTGCGGTATTCCAAGTTGAAGCTCCTTTTGAACAAGCTTTTCTGCAATGCGCTTCTATTCAGTCATAAGGTGCGCCGGGCGTCGTACGAATGTGAGGAGCAGGTTGACTGCAAACAGAGTGACGCCGGTTAACTCAATCACGGCCGATACCGGTAGTACCTTCCAGGCCCACTGCGCGAGGTCTTGATAGGCAAGAACCTCAGAAGAGACACGAAGAATGCAACCAAGCGTAAGTACAGAAAGCCCCAAGAACATGAGCCTGGGGCTGAATAGCAGGCGCATGCCGCTAAAAGCGGGTAACACACGCTGACCAATGCTGAACACCATGATGGATAGAAATCCCACCGTGAGCGCGTGACGCGAAGCGCCCCATATTCCTGAAGCGTTGCGAGTTTGAGCAGCCCAGATGCCAAGCGCGGCGGCCACGAGCAGCCACACGTAAGCACTGCGCACAAACAAGGGAAAACTGCTGTGAACTCCCTTGACCTTGGGTGGGTACAGCGAGGGCTCGTACAGCCGCAACGATACGCCAGCCAGCACTGCGGCGATAAACAGCAGAACCGTTGCAAGCCCAAAGACGCCGAACAGCGCGAGAACCACGCCTGCAATGTTGAGGGCAACGGCACCGGAAAGCAGCCGCATGTTCAACGGTCGGAGCCCAAGGAAAACTGGCAGCCACTTAGCACTAAATCCCCAAACGAACGAGACCAGAAATCCCCACGCACATAGAACGAGAAAGCGCTGATCGAACTCGTACGGGAACGCAGGGTCAGCCCCGCGCAGCGCAAGGTAGATGCTTGCGCCAAAGTTCATGACGAGCGTTGCCAGAAATCCGATAGCGCCGACGACCACGATCCATATCCAAGGATCCAGGCGTTTCTTTCCGGCGTCGTCTGGCTTCGGTTCGTGAGTGGAGACAGCGCGGAAAAAAATCAGAAACGCAGCAAGCTCCATGGCCGCCGAGATGGGCAGCGCCGCGCGCCACTGCCACTGATAAACGTTGGTGAACCAGCGGATTGCGACACCGGTAACCCAGAGCGCGGCACACGTCCATCCGCGGCTCAGCGCGAAGCGCGTGCGCACTGTTGGGATGGAGTAGAAGCCTATGCCGAGAATGAAGCTGCCCACCCAGCCGAATATCTGAGCATGTCCATGCGCCTGTATCCACGCTGGCGAGATTGCTTCTGCGGCGTGGCGACTGCTGATCGAGATGAGATTCCAGACGCCAAGAAACGTCCCCGGAAGCAGCATGAAGACGAGACCCGAGACGATATAGAAAACGAGAAGGCGAGAGAGTGCCTGTTCGCGCAACTTGCTACGCGCGAAAATCTCCTCGGCGCTCTCCTGCCCTGCCGGTCTTCGGCTCTCGATGTTGATGAGTCGGTCGCTCATGGCTATTTCCAGTTACACCAGTGAACTGACTTCAGCGTTGCATAATCGACTACTTTTCGACCGGGCAGCTGTGCCCACACCCTGAAACCGCACCTGCATAGCGAACGTCTTCGATGGAAATAGCGCGCGGGAACAGGATGTTGTTTTCAAGGTGAATGTGCTGGTGCAGGTCAGCCTCAAAATCGGCAAGCCCCTCGTACAGAGCGTGGAAACTCATGCAGCCATCTGCGGGGACGGTGTAGTCGGAGGTGAGCTGGCGCATCCGTCGAAGGGCGTCACCGGCGCTATCGTGCTCAGACATCATCATGCGGACGGGGTTCTGCACGGAACCGAAACTCGGCGGCGGTGCTGGCTCTTTCGCGACGGCGGCTTCTTCCATGCGAACGATGTATGGGAAGAGAACCTCTTCTTCCTTCATGAGGTGCATGGTGAGTTCCTGCGAGAGCGCGGCGAAGACGGGTTGCACTTGGGGGACTTCCGGATGATTGGGGCCATGCTTTGCCGCGACCTTTCCGAGCAGGTGTTCGAGGCGCGGCAGTTCATCGCGTACATAGTTGTGGTGTCTGGTCACGATGTGCGCGATAAGATCGGCAAGTGGCATGGTTCTGTAGTCGGACTGGCCCTCGCTGAGATGCTCGCGCTCGCTCTCGGCGCGAGAGAGAGTGTCCAGAACGGTTTCCACTGGCAGCTTGGCCGCGGAGCAAACTTCGACGAGCGTCTTGCCGCCGCCGCAGCAGTAATCGATTCCGAATTTTTCAAAGACGCGGATTGCGCTCGGCAGTTCCACCGCGAATTCCCGGACAGTCTTGTTGGCGTCGAGTGTCATTTGAGTCATCTCCATTGCTCCTTGAAATTGGCTCCCCGATACCGAAGCACCGGGGACGCCATATCAGGAGGTATG
This is a stretch of genomic DNA from Clostridia bacterium. It encodes these proteins:
- a CDS encoding NnrS family protein, whose amino-acid sequence is MSDRLINIESRRPAGQESAEEIFARSKLREQALSRLLVFYIVSGLVFMLLPGTFLGVWNLISISSRHAAEAISPAWIQAHGHAQIFGWVGSFILGIGFYSIPTVRTRFALSRGWTCAALWVTGVAIRWFTNVYQWQWRAALPISAAMELAAFLIFFRAVSTHEPKPDDAGKKRLDPWIWIVVVGAIGFLATLVMNFGASIYLALRGADPAFPYEFDQRFLVLCAWGFLVSFVWGFSAKWLPVFLGLRPLNMRLLSGAVALNIAGVVLALFGVFGLATVLLFIAAVLAGVSLRLYEPSLYPPKVKGVHSSFPLFVRSAYVWLLVAAALGIWAAQTRNASGIWGASRHALTVGFLSIMVFSIGQRVLPAFSGMRLLFSPRLMFLGLSVLTLGCILRVSSEVLAYQDLAQWAWKVLPVSAVIELTGVTLFAVNLLLTFVRRPAHLMTE
- the ric gene encoding iron-sulfur cluster repair di-iron protein, whose translation is MTQMTLDANKTVREFAVELPSAIRVFEKFGIDYCCGGGKTLVEVCSAAKLPVETVLDTLSRAESEREHLSEGQSDYRTMPLADLIAHIVTRHHNYVRDELPRLEHLLGKVAAKHGPNHPEVPQVQPVFAALSQELTMHLMKEEEVLFPYIVRMEEAAVAKEPAPPPSFGSVQNPVRMMMSEHDSAGDALRRMRQLTSDYTVPADGCMSFHALYEGLADFEADLHQHIHLENNILFPRAISIEDVRYAGAVSGCGHSCPVEK